One genomic window of Ktedonobacteraceae bacterium includes the following:
- a CDS encoding biotin/lipoyl-containing protein, protein MGTREHEEPWMKRVEELVTLLEGTTIGELELTEAGTEIIIRRRPDMMMVSMPAEQTGFNNSVAQSPAITVKPVKPKKEDHSIPIVAPLTGVYYSSPSPTMPPFVSPGDIVHAGQVVALIEAMKVFNEIQAEVSGRVVALVANNGDVVQKGDTLIRVEPV, encoded by the coding sequence ATGGGAACACGTGAGCATGAAGAGCCGTGGATGAAGCGTGTCGAAGAGCTGGTAACGCTGCTCGAAGGCACCACCATTGGCGAACTGGAATTAACTGAAGCAGGCACCGAGATCATTATCCGGCGGCGACCGGATATGATGATGGTCTCCATGCCTGCTGAACAAACAGGCTTTAACAATAGCGTTGCGCAATCCCCTGCCATTACGGTAAAGCCGGTGAAGCCAAAAAAAGAAGATCATAGTATTCCCATCGTCGCGCCGCTCACCGGCGTCTATTACTCTTCCCCTTCACCTACAATGCCCCCTTTTGTCTCTCCCGGGGATATCGTACACGCCGGCCAGGTCGTCGCACTTATTGAAGCGATGAAAGTGTTCAACGAAATTCAGGCCGAAGTATCAGGGCGCGTCGTCGCCTTAGTGGCAAACAATGGGGATGTGGTGCAGAAAGGGGATACGCTGATTCGCGTCGAACCGGTGTAG
- the fabF gene encoding beta-ketoacyl-ACP synthase II has protein sequence MSRVVVTGLGLVTSVGNDLASSWEALCQGKSGVAEITGYDTSQFRIHFGAQIKDFDPSLYMDRKEIRRSDPYEHIAIATSKQALAQAGLQITEENANDIGVYIGSGIGGLVTLHDQFKVLFDRGPDRISPFFINMMIIDGAPGLVSIMTGAKGPNWAAVSACATSANTVGEAWETIRRGDAKAMIAGGSERGITPIAMAAFDNMHALSRRNDDPQGASRPFDATRDGFVMGEGSGMLILEDLEFAKARGAHILAEMVGYASTGDAYHVTEPAPEGEGLVRAMRRALQKANLRPEQVDYINAHGTSTQYNDRTETQAIKTCFGEHAYHMAISSTKSMLGHTLGAAGAVEAVISIMAILTGVIPPTINLHHPDPECDLDYVPNEARQATVNVAMSNSMGFGGHNACLIFKRYEP, from the coding sequence ATGTCTCGAGTAGTTGTGACGGGTCTCGGCTTAGTCACCTCGGTTGGAAACGACCTGGCTTCGAGCTGGGAAGCGCTTTGCCAGGGCAAATCCGGCGTGGCCGAGATCACCGGATATGATACGAGCCAGTTTCGTATTCATTTCGGTGCGCAGATCAAGGACTTTGATCCATCCCTCTATATGGACCGCAAAGAAATTCGCCGCAGCGACCCCTATGAGCATATCGCTATCGCAACCTCTAAGCAGGCGCTTGCCCAGGCGGGCTTGCAGATCACCGAAGAGAATGCCAACGACATCGGCGTGTACATCGGCAGTGGCATTGGCGGGCTGGTCACGCTGCATGACCAGTTCAAAGTCCTTTTTGATCGAGGACCTGACCGCATCAGCCCATTCTTCATCAATATGATGATCATCGATGGAGCGCCGGGGCTTGTCTCCATTATGACGGGCGCGAAAGGGCCGAACTGGGCTGCTGTATCCGCCTGCGCGACCAGCGCCAATACGGTAGGCGAAGCCTGGGAAACCATTCGCCGTGGCGATGCCAAAGCCATGATCGCGGGCGGGTCTGAAAGAGGCATTACACCGATAGCCATGGCCGCTTTCGATAATATGCACGCGCTCTCGCGACGCAATGACGACCCGCAGGGAGCCAGCCGTCCTTTCGACGCCACTCGCGACGGCTTTGTGATGGGCGAAGGCTCCGGCATGCTGATCCTGGAAGACCTGGAATTCGCGAAGGCGCGTGGAGCGCATATTCTCGCAGAAATGGTAGGTTATGCTTCTACCGGCGATGCCTATCACGTGACCGAGCCTGCGCCTGAAGGTGAAGGCCTGGTACGAGCCATGCGCCGCGCCCTGCAAAAAGCGAACCTGCGTCCCGAGCAGGTTGACTACATCAATGCGCATGGCACCTCAACCCAGTACAATGACCGGACGGAGACGCAGGCCATCAAAACCTGCTTCGGTGAGCACGCCTATCACATGGCTATCAGTTCAACCAAATCGATGCTGGGCCATACGCTGGGAGCGGCAGGGGCAGTCGAGGCCGTCATCTCTATCATGGCCATCCTGACGGGCGTTATTCCGCCGACTATCAACCTGCACCACCCCGATCCTGAGTGCGATCTCGACTATGTGCCAAACGAGGCGCGCCAGGCTACCGTAAACGTAGCCATGTCCAACTCTATGGGCTTCGGTGGCCATAATGCATGCCTGATTTTTAAACGCTACGAACCGTAG
- the accC gene encoding acetyl-CoA carboxylase biotin carboxylase subunit: MFRKILIANRGEIALRVIRACREMGIPCVIAHSEADRDSLPVLMADEHICIGPGASGKSYLNIPNIISAAMITGADAIHPGYGFLSENTSFAQICADAHITFIGPSASVMALMGDKVSAREAMAELGLPMLPGTPVLRTLAEGLEAAKEIGFPLMLKAAAGGGGRGIRLVKRPDEFERVFTTAQNEVREAFRDDGLYLERYLARARHIEIQVLVDNFGHGVYLGERNCSCQRRHQKVLEESPSPLLSPELREEIGTKAIRAVEQIGYRNAGTLEFLMDEQDRYYFMEMNTRLQVEHPVTEMVTSTDLVKEQIRIAAGMPLQLEQEDIHLRGHAIECRITAEDAEHDFRPQTGIIEKYLPPGGPGVRVDSHLYAGYSVPPHYDSLLAKLIVWAETREAAIARMQRALDEYIIEGITTTIPFHKRLLRHEGFIRGETYTRFLQEEAASLGIKE, from the coding sequence ATGTTTCGTAAAATTTTGATCGCCAACCGGGGCGAAATAGCGCTGCGCGTCATACGAGCATGTCGCGAAATGGGTATTCCCTGCGTGATTGCCCACTCTGAAGCTGATCGCGATTCCTTGCCTGTATTGATGGCGGACGAGCATATCTGTATCGGGCCAGGTGCCAGTGGCAAGAGTTACCTGAACATTCCCAATATCATCAGCGCGGCCATGATAACCGGCGCGGATGCCATTCATCCCGGGTATGGCTTTCTTTCGGAGAATACCAGCTTTGCCCAAATCTGCGCGGATGCGCATATCACGTTCATCGGCCCTTCCGCCTCGGTTATGGCGCTGATGGGCGATAAAGTATCGGCGCGTGAGGCAATGGCCGAGCTGGGCTTGCCAATGCTGCCGGGGACGCCTGTGCTGCGTACCCTTGCTGAAGGCCTGGAAGCGGCAAAGGAAATCGGTTTTCCTTTGATGCTCAAAGCAGCAGCCGGCGGCGGCGGACGCGGCATCCGCCTGGTGAAACGCCCGGACGAGTTTGAGCGCGTCTTCACGACAGCGCAGAACGAGGTGCGCGAGGCCTTTCGCGATGATGGCCTCTATCTTGAGCGCTATCTTGCACGGGCGCGGCATATCGAGATTCAGGTGCTGGTCGACAATTTTGGACACGGCGTCTACCTGGGTGAGCGCAACTGTTCGTGTCAGAGGCGTCACCAGAAGGTACTCGAAGAGTCTCCCAGCCCGTTGCTCTCGCCGGAACTACGCGAGGAAATAGGCACGAAGGCCATCCGCGCCGTCGAGCAAATCGGCTACCGCAATGCCGGAACGCTCGAATTTCTGATGGATGAGCAGGACCGCTATTATTTCATGGAGATGAATACGCGCCTGCAGGTAGAGCATCCTGTAACCGAGATGGTGACGAGTACCGACCTGGTCAAAGAGCAGATTCGCATTGCCGCCGGAATGCCACTCCAGCTTGAGCAGGAAGACATACACCTGCGTGGCCATGCCATTGAATGTCGCATCACGGCAGAGGATGCGGAACACGATTTCCGGCCACAAACCGGCATCATAGAAAAGTATTTGCCGCCCGGCGGGCCAGGGGTGCGGGTCGATAGCCATCTCTACGCGGGCTACAGCGTTCCGCCGCATTATGACTCGCTGCTGGCAAAGTTGATCGTGTGGGCCGAAACGCGTGAAGCAGCCATTGCTCGCATGCAGCGCGCGCTCGACGAGTATATTATCGAGGGCATCACAACGACCATTCCGTTTCACAAGCGTTTGTTGCGTCACGAAGGCTTCATTCGTGGAGAAACCTATACTCGTTTCTTACAAGAAGAGGCCGCATCATTAGGAATAAAAGAGTAG